One region of Oreochromis aureus strain Israel breed Guangdong linkage group 19, ZZ_aureus, whole genome shotgun sequence genomic DNA includes:
- the LOC120435004 gene encoding uncharacterized protein K02A2.6-like, which translates to MTVTAMTETAVEVNQIKESDMKKREQLFAGMMIGNSLVKFQVDCGATCNVIPINLLNPNIKMEHTDKVLVMYNKSRLCPLGKCKVKLTNPRNNKKYRVEFQVVEEDCKTPLLGRTASEAMKLIQVRYDNICALDSSVTTGPSEKNTWLLEEIKTEFQDVFTGDGCLQGEYELEIDTTVQPVKLPKRRVPVSMMKPLKGELMSLADRQIIAPVECSTDWISGMVTVQKPNGKPRICIDPRPLNKALKRSHFPLPTIDDILPDVSKAKVFTVCDVKHGFWHVKLTEESSHLTTFATPFGRFRWLRMAMGISPAPEVFQRKLMQALENLPGTYIIADDILITGKGETTELAEMDHDRNLRLFLGRCRERNIKLNVEKLKLRRQEVPYIGHLLTAEGLRADPEKVRAITEMPAPTDIKGVQRLVGMVNYLSKFYKHLSDDCEPLRQLTHRDSLWEWTDVQEDAFKRLKEKLTQVPVLKYYSPEEELTLQCDASETGLGAALTQHGKPVAFASRALTLTERGYAQIEKECLAIVFGMEKFHQYTYGRLVRVQSDHKPLENIIKKPLLHAPKRLQRMLLRLQKYDITITYVPGRDMLLADTLSRAYLQDSIKSQTELETECVNMVDYVPVSTESMDRIRAGTRTDHTLQTLIKTIQKGWPACKKDVPVEITQFQSLQDELSTQDGLVFKGERVVIPQALQADITQRIHSTHIGTEGCLRRARDCVYWHGMNDHIKKYIATCDICRSVDAKQQKETLKPHEPTTRPWTKVGTDLFNFEGRDYLITVDYYSNFWEIDYLPDTKSSTVIRKLKAHFARQGIPNIVFSDNRPQYSSTEFANFSRKWEFQHHTSSPGYPQSNGKAESAVKTAKRLMKKAKLAGQDPYLALLDHRNTPTQGLTTSPAQRLLSRRTRTLLPIGDRLLQPKVTDNKVALMKNRERQTKYYNRMAKDMDTLNPGDLVRVQPFEPHTLWTKARVCNTLGNRSYDVELDNGRVLRRNRRHLRRAGEVKKDMSVHLQPEGQDITVPTQNKENTQNSTTRSGRVVQQPGYLKDYVCN; encoded by the coding sequence ATGACTGTCACAGCTATGACAGAGACTGCAGTAGAAGTGAACCAGATCAAAGAGTCAGACATGAAAAAACGAGAGCAGCTGTTTGCAGGCATGATGATTGGCAACAGCCTGGTCAAGTTTCAAGTTGACTGTGGTGCAACATGCAACGTTATTCCCATCAACCTGTTGAACCCGAACATCAAAATGGAGCACACAGACAAGGTTCTTGTAATGTACAATAAGTCAAGGCTGTGTCCATTAGGAAAGTGTAAGGTCAAGCTGACAAACccaagaaacaacaaaaagtaCAGAGTCGAGTTCCAAGTGGTAGAGGAGGATTGTAAGACGCCTCTACTTGGGAGAACAGCTAGTGAAGCGATGAAGCTAATACAAGTTAGATATGATAACATCTGTGCATTGGACAGCTCAGTGACAACAGGTCCATCAGAGAAAAACACATGGTTGTTGGAAGAGATAAAGACTGAGTTTCAGGATGTGTTTACAGGAGATGGATGTTTGCAAGGTGAATATGAGCTGGAAATCGACACAACAGTGCAGCCCGTCAAACTGCCAAAACGCAGAGTCCCAGTGTCGATGATGAAACCACTGAAAGGGGAACTGATGAGCCTTGCAGACAGACAAATAATAGCACCAGTGGAATGCAGTACTGATTGGATCAGTGGGATGGTGACAGTGCAGAAGCCAAATGGCAAACCCAGGATATGTATTGACCCGAGACCGCTCAACAAAGCTTTGAAGCGTAGTCATTTCCCATTACCAACAATAGATGACATCCTGCCAGATGTGTCAAAAGCGAAAGTTTTCACAGTTTGTGACGTGAAACATGGCTTTTGGCATGTGAAGCTTACAGAAGAGTCAAGCCATCTCACGACATTCGCAACACCATTTGGTCGCTTTCGTTGGCTGAGAATGGCGATGGGGATCAGCCCAGCGCCAGAGGTCTTTCAGCGCAAACTGATGCAAGCGTTGGAGAACCTGCCTGGCACATACATCATAGCTGATGACATCTTGATCACTGGAAAAGGAGAGACAACTGAGTTAGCAGAAATGGATCATGACAGAAACCTGAGACTTTTCCTGGGACGCTGCAGAGAGAGGAACATCAAATTGAATGTGGAAAAACTCAAGCTTAGAAGACAGGAAGTACCATACATCGGACATCTACTCACGGCAGAGGGGCTGAGAGCTGACCCAGAGAAGGTACGGGCCATCACAGAGATGCCGGCACCAACTGACATAAAAGGGGTGCAGAGACTAGTTGGAATGGTCAACTATTTATCAAAGTTCTACAAGCATCTGTCAGACGACTGTGAGCCTCTCAGACAACTGACGCACAGAGACAGCCTATGGGAGTGGACAGACGTGCAGGAAGATgcatttaaaagactgaaagaaaaactaacACAAGTCCCAGTTTTGAAATATTACAGCCCTGAAGAAGAGCTGACACTGCAGTGTGATGCCAGCGAGACAGGGCTGGGAGCAGCTCTGACTCAACATGGAAAACCAGTGGCATTTGCAAGTCGTGCACTGACGCTCACTGAAAGAGGTTATGCACAAATTGAAAAGGAATGCTTAGCTATTGTGTTTGGGATGGAGAAATTCCACCAGTATACATATGGTCGTCTTGTGAGAGTGCAATCAGATCACAAGCCACTCGAGAACATTATTAAAAAGCCTCTGTTACATGCACCTAAGAGACTGCAAAGGATGTTATTAAGGCTGCAAAAATATGATATAACCATAACATATGTTCCAGGCCGCGACATGCTACTCGCTGATACGCTGAGTAGGGCCTACCTGCAGGACAGCATCAAAAGCCAGACGGAGTTGGAGACAGAATGTGTCAACATGGTGGATTATGTTCCTGTTTCAACGGAAAGCATGGACAGAATACGAGCAGGGACAAGAACCGACCACACACTACAAACGCTGATAAAAACGATACAAAAGGGGTGGCCGGCCTGTAAAAAAGATGTACCTGTTGAAATAACCCAGTTCCAATCTTTGCAGGATGAACTGAGCACACAGGACGGATTGGTCTTCAAGGGAGAGAGAGTGGTGATTCCACAAGCACTCCAGGCAGATATAACACAGCGAATTCACTCAACACACATCGGAACAGAAGGGTGCCTCAGGAGAGCTAGAGACTGCGTCTACTGGCACGGTATGAATGACCACATCAAAAAGTACATCGCAACATGTGACATATGTCGGTCTGTGGATgcaaaacaacagaaagagacaCTAAAACCACACGAGCCGACCACTAGACCATGGACCAAAGTTGGGACAGATTTATTCAACTTTGAGGGTAGGGACTACCTAATAACGGTTGATTATTACTCCAACTTTTGGGAGATAGATTATCTACCTGATACCAAGTCGAGTACTGTGATTAGGAAACTAAAGGCTCATTTCGCACGTCAGGGAATCCCAAATATTGTCTTTTCTGACAACAGGCCCCAGTACAGCTCGACAGAGTTTGCCAACTTCAGCCGGAAATGGGAATTTCAACACCATACCTCATCGCCTGGCTATCCACAGAGTAACGGCAAAGCTGAGTCTGCTGTTAAAACTGCCAAACGACTCATGAAAAAGGCGAAATTGGCTGGACAGGATCCATATCTGGCCTTATTGGACCACAGAAACACCCCAACACAAGGTTTGACTACCAGCCCTGCACAGAGACTGTTAAGCAGGAGGACGAGGACACTCCTCCCAATAGGAGACAGACTGTTGCAACCCAAAGTGACTGATAACAAGGTAGCATtgatgaaaaacagagagagacaaacaaagTACTACAACAGGATGGCGAAGGACATGGACACATTAAACCCAGGGGACTTGGTGCGAGTCCAACCTTTTGAACCACACACCTTATGGACCAAGGCTAGAGTGTGTAACACTCTGGGAAACAGATCCTATGATGTGGAGTTGGACAACGGCAGAGTCCTCAGAAGGAATCGTCGCCATCTGAGGCGAGCTGGGGAGGTCAAAAAGGACATGTCGGTACATCTCCAGCCTGAGGGACAGGACATTACTGTGCCGACACAGAACAAAGAGAACACACAAAACAGTACTACCAGGTCAGGACGGGTAGTACAACAACCTGGATATCTGAAGGACTATGTATGCAATTAA